A genomic window from Leptolyngbya sp. BL0902 includes:
- the psb34 gene encoding photosystem II assembly protein Psb34, which produces MPYTTEEGGRLNNFANEPKMYEAEPPTANQKRNYIIMGGLAAALVVGLFVVAISVS; this is translated from the coding sequence ATGCCCTACACCACTGAAGAAGGCGGACGCCTGAATAACTTTGCCAACGAACCCAAGATGTACGAAGCGGAGCCGCCCACGGCCAACCAAAAGCGTAACTACATCATCATGGGTGGTCTGGCGGCGGCGCTAGTGGTGGGCCTGTTTGTGGTCGCAATTTCCGTTTCCTAG
- a CDS encoding Cof-type HAD-IIB family hydrolase, whose translation MAQDIRLLVLDIDGTLAGESNDISPRVLAAIGEAQRRGIAVAIATGRMYQAALRFHQAVGSTLPLMAYQGALIKCPRTDTLHRHAPLPRALALDLLAYLAPLETQQELSIHLYIDDQLHVRAIIDDTKAYAERSGVEPLAVGDLTTLMHHQTHLETTKLLALSGNTSLIGQILADLEQRYPSADLYLTRSVDYFVEATHPLANKGEAVRFVAEDLLDLKPEQVMTVGDNFNDLEMLRYAGVGVAMGDAPLPVQQAADWVAPGVEEEGVAVAIEQFLL comes from the coding sequence ATGGCCCAAGATATTCGGCTGCTGGTACTAGACATTGACGGCACCCTAGCGGGGGAATCTAACGACATTTCGCCTCGGGTGTTGGCGGCCATTGGCGAAGCCCAGCGGCGGGGCATTGCTGTGGCCATTGCCACCGGGCGGATGTATCAGGCGGCCCTGCGGTTTCACCAGGCCGTCGGGTCTACCCTGCCACTGATGGCCTATCAGGGAGCCTTGATCAAATGTCCGCGCACCGACACCCTGCACCGCCATGCTCCCCTACCCCGTGCCCTGGCCCTCGATTTGCTGGCCTACCTCGCCCCCCTGGAGACCCAGCAGGAGTTGTCCATTCATCTCTATATCGACGACCAACTGCACGTGCGGGCCATCATTGATGACACCAAAGCCTATGCCGAACGGTCGGGCGTTGAGCCGTTAGCCGTTGGGGATTTAACCACACTGATGCATCACCAGACTCACCTCGAAACCACTAAGCTCCTGGCCCTCAGCGGCAACACGTCGTTGATTGGTCAGATTTTGGCGGATCTAGAGCAGCGCTATCCCAGCGCCGATCTCTACCTCACCCGCTCGGTGGATTACTTTGTGGAGGCCACCCATCCCCTCGCCAACAAGGGGGAAGCCGTGCGCTTTGTGGCCGAAGACCTGCTCGACCTCAAGCCCGAACAGGTAATGACCGTGGGCGACAACTTCAACGATCTGGAAATGCTGCGCTATGCCGGGGTGGGGGTGGCCATGGGAGATGCCCCTCTCCCTGTGCAGCAGGCGGCAGACTGGGTGGCTCCTGGCGTGGAGGAAGAGGGCGTGGCGGTGGCTATTGAGCAGTTTTTGCTGTAG
- a CDS encoding fructosamine kinase family protein — protein MWTAIAQHISAQTGTSFTLADRRSVGGGCINQAYQITDGRQRFFLKLNSATQVAMFEAEALGLKDMYDSQTIRVPRPICWGTAESSAYLVLEWLDLGHSGERSWRRMGEHLAAMHRVTSARGFGWHQNNTIGATPQVNAWTTSWLAFYREHRLEYQFRLARRRGGRFPQQQDLIAALPELLSGHQPSPALVHGDLWSGNAAVTAEGDPVILDPATYYGDREVDLAMTELFGRFPNAFYEGYQAAYPLDGGYAQRKTLYNLYHILNHFNLFGGGYEAQANRMIDQLLR, from the coding sequence ATGTGGACTGCCATTGCCCAGCACATCAGCGCTCAAACGGGAACCTCCTTCACCCTGGCCGACCGTCGATCCGTGGGCGGAGGCTGTATTAACCAGGCGTATCAAATCACCGATGGTCGCCAGCGGTTTTTCCTCAAGCTGAATAGCGCCACCCAAGTCGCCATGTTTGAAGCGGAGGCCCTGGGCCTGAAGGACATGTACGACAGCCAGACCATACGTGTCCCTCGGCCCATCTGCTGGGGTACGGCTGAATCCTCGGCCTACTTGGTGCTGGAATGGCTGGATTTGGGTCATTCTGGCGAACGTTCCTGGCGGCGCATGGGAGAACATCTGGCGGCTATGCACCGAGTGACCAGTGCTCGTGGGTTTGGCTGGCACCAGAACAACACCATCGGAGCCACGCCCCAGGTCAATGCCTGGACGACAAGCTGGCTCGCTTTCTATCGCGAACATCGGCTGGAGTACCAGTTTCGCCTAGCTCGGCGGCGGGGTGGACGGTTTCCTCAGCAGCAGGACTTGATCGCTGCGCTACCTGAGTTGCTGTCGGGCCATCAGCCCAGTCCGGCCCTGGTGCATGGCGATTTGTGGTCGGGCAATGCGGCGGTGACGGCAGAGGGTGATCCGGTCATCCTCGATCCGGCCACCTACTACGGGGATCGCGAAGTCGATTTGGCTATGACCGAACTGTTTGGCCGTTTTCCCAATGCTTTCTATGAGGGCTACCAAGCGGCCTACCCCCTGGATGGCGGCTATGCCCAGCGCAAAACCTTGTACAACCTCTACCACATCCTCAACCACTTCAATTTGTTTGGCGGCGGCTACGAAGCCCAGGCCAACCGCATGATTGACCAACTGCTGCGCTGA
- a CDS encoding leucine-rich repeat-containing protein kinase family protein, whose product MHSLEQLRQGQLAGLQRLNLSAQLTTFPAEIFDLADSLEVLDLSRNQLSTLPEDLPRLHRLKVIFLSNNQFETWPEVLAHCPHLRMIGLKSNRLTHLPEQALPPQTRWLILTDNQLETLPAAIGTLPHLQKLMLAGNRLTTLPPELAHCRNLELIRLAANQLTELPPWLLTLPRLSWLAYAGNPFCAHWSASVADSLPIANWADLVKGEVLGQGASGVITKGRWKTDPGDQEVAIKFFKGDITSDGYPADEIRACLAAGTHDHLISPIGQVAHHPKGQQGLVFPLIPASYRVLGGPPSLESCTRDTYPPDRTFSLAVALRIAHSLAAAAHHLHQRGLLHGDLYPHNTLYNDDGMAKLGDFGAASFYPVDDVALGQALERLEVRAFGCVLEDLLDRCPIAEDDSAASATYTALRQLQHHCQGSDQRPRFSEILDRLATHLAETAPTQPPASP is encoded by the coding sequence ATGCACAGCCTCGAACAACTGCGCCAGGGCCAACTAGCGGGTCTCCAACGCCTCAATCTCTCCGCCCAACTCACCACCTTTCCGGCGGAAATCTTTGATTTGGCCGACTCCCTAGAGGTGCTTGATCTATCGCGAAACCAGCTCAGCACCCTGCCGGAGGATCTGCCCCGGCTGCATCGGCTGAAGGTGATTTTTCTCAGCAACAATCAGTTTGAAACCTGGCCAGAGGTGTTGGCCCACTGCCCCCATCTGAGGATGATTGGGCTCAAGTCGAATCGCCTCACCCATCTGCCAGAGCAAGCCTTGCCGCCCCAAACCCGCTGGCTGATCCTGACCGATAACCAGCTCGAAACCCTGCCCGCCGCCATCGGCACGCTGCCACATCTCCAAAAGCTGATGCTGGCCGGAAACCGCCTCACCACCCTGCCCCCAGAACTGGCCCACTGCCGCAACCTAGAGCTGATTCGCCTTGCGGCTAACCAACTGACGGAGTTGCCCCCCTGGTTGTTGACGCTGCCCCGACTGTCTTGGCTAGCCTATGCGGGTAATCCCTTCTGTGCCCACTGGTCTGCCTCCGTGGCCGATAGCCTGCCCATCGCCAACTGGGCCGATCTGGTCAAGGGCGAGGTGCTGGGGCAAGGGGCGTCAGGGGTGATCACCAAGGGACGCTGGAAAACCGATCCTGGCGATCAGGAGGTCGCCATCAAGTTCTTCAAAGGAGACATCACGAGCGACGGCTACCCTGCCGATGAAATCCGAGCTTGCCTTGCAGCAGGCACCCACGACCACCTGATCAGCCCCATCGGCCAAGTGGCCCACCATCCCAAGGGGCAGCAAGGGCTGGTATTTCCGCTGATTCCCGCCAGCTATCGGGTGTTGGGTGGCCCGCCCAGCCTAGAGAGCTGCACCCGCGACACCTATCCCCCCGACCGCACCTTTTCGTTAGCGGTGGCCCTCCGCATCGCCCACAGCCTTGCTGCCGCTGCCCACCATCTCCACCAGCGCGGCCTGCTCCACGGCGATCTGTACCCCCACAACACCCTCTACAACGACGACGGCATGGCCAAACTGGGCGACTTTGGGGCCGCGTCCTTTTACCCTGTGGATGATGTCGCCCTAGGGCAAGCCCTCGAACGTCTGGAAGTTCGCGCCTTTGGATGTGTGCTAGAAGACCTGCTGGATCGATGCCCCATCGCTGAGGATGACTCAGCGGCCTCAGCTACCTACACCGCCCTGCGTCAGCTTCAGCACCACTGCCAAGGGTCTGACCAGCGGCCTCGTTTCAGCGAGATTCTAGACCGCTTGGCCACCCATCTCGCCGAAACAGCGCCCACCCAGCCGCCTGCCTCGCCCTAG
- a CDS encoding Tic20 family protein gives MNWNSSPTILDRVFAALPYILAITAGLPYGVFVMQEVPAIQVLLLPIAPLLNAYMGLQQSIPFFGLIVFFALILLVVRNENISRFIRFNTMQAILLSFMLAVGGLILQLLQPVLGSGGLLVQTFASVLFLGMLASVGYSLIQTFRGEYAEIPTISEAVHMQVR, from the coding sequence ATGAACTGGAACAGTTCCCCCACTATTCTCGACCGAGTGTTTGCTGCCCTACCCTACATCCTGGCGATTACGGCTGGGTTGCCCTACGGGGTATTTGTGATGCAGGAAGTGCCCGCCATTCAGGTGCTGCTGCTGCCCATTGCCCCACTGTTAAACGCCTACATGGGGCTCCAGCAATCCATTCCTTTCTTTGGGCTAATCGTCTTCTTTGCGCTTATTTTGCTGGTGGTTCGCAACGAAAACATCAGCCGCTTCATCCGCTTTAACACCATGCAGGCCATTCTGCTGAGTTTTATGCTGGCGGTGGGTGGCCTCATTCTGCAACTGTTGCAGCCCGTGTTGGGAAGCGGTGGACTGCTCGTGCAAACCTTTGCCAGCGTCCTGTTCCTGGGGATGTTGGCTTCGGTAGGCTATTCCCTCATCCAAACCTTTCGGGGAGAATATGCCGAAATTCCCACCATTTCCGAAGCCGTCCACATGCAGGTGCGCTAG
- a CDS encoding DUF3531 family protein — protein sequence MRVEFRECDFFNVWIWLRFETVPSSLEQQYIDEVFSSWFFLGKLGGFNAENLQVQDTGLDISYMPYDESQLDNSLLSVMHNMGEVEYQGVWARCWFDLGTSDALALDVLINALEQFSREYVVIESCYIGGENPDWPIPRNRRPEFVDAEDD from the coding sequence ATGCGAGTTGAATTCCGCGAGTGTGATTTCTTTAACGTCTGGATCTGGCTGCGGTTCGAGACCGTGCCCTCTAGTCTAGAGCAGCAGTATATTGACGAGGTGTTTTCCTCCTGGTTTTTCCTGGGCAAGCTGGGCGGCTTCAATGCCGAAAACCTTCAGGTGCAAGACACTGGGCTAGATATCAGCTATATGCCCTACGACGAAAGCCAACTGGATAACAGCCTGCTGTCGGTGATGCACAACATGGGCGAAGTGGAGTATCAGGGCGTGTGGGCGCGGTGCTGGTTTGACCTCGGCACCAGCGACGCCCTGGCCCTAGATGTGTTGATCAACGCCCTAGAGCAGTTTAGCCGCGAGTATGTGGTGATCGAATCTTGCTACATTGGTGGCGAAAACCCCGATTGGCCAATTCCGCGCAACCGCCGCCCAGAATTTGTGGATGCCGAAGACGATTAG